The bacterium genome includes a region encoding these proteins:
- a CDS encoding glycosyltransferase family 4 protein, which translates to MKRILYINHVGKISGAERVLLNLLSHLDRAKFEPVVIAPSDGTLLSEITKLGIKTYPIKIPLLVRSYNPIRLILYIPNFWKTTAQLKTMIQKEKIDLLHANSFTAMLYSGFAAKLMHRPIIWHMHDIVTPCWFNRQFIGFAGRLATRIIAVSNAVKTRLIELGVSRDKCTVIYNGMDCLQAKQLSQEIIQKTKSKLNIPPDAIVISMFGQIAQWKGQHIFISAVKKLISRTQIPVKFLIVGDIIQERERGYKQCLEQLVKQLDLQSVVIFTGYRTDISILMQMTDIIVHSSIMPDPLPTVLFEAMLYWKPVVASNVGGVPEIVVDNETGILVPPNDVEALATAIQTLLNCPELRKIFGEQGRNRLEQHFNIQQNVAAIETCYRQLLSSPSK; encoded by the coding sequence ATGAAACGTATACTGTATATAAACCATGTTGGAAAAATTAGTGGAGCTGAACGAGTGCTATTGAATTTGCTTTCGCATCTTGACCGAGCGAAATTTGAACCGGTCGTAATTGCACCCTCCGACGGGACATTGTTATCTGAAATAACTAAACTTGGAATCAAAACCTATCCAATTAAAATTCCGTTGCTCGTACGTTCGTATAATCCGATTCGATTAATACTATATATTCCAAATTTCTGGAAAACAACTGCCCAATTGAAAACCATGATTCAGAAAGAGAAAATAGATTTACTGCATGCGAATTCGTTTACAGCAATGTTATACAGCGGTTTTGCCGCTAAATTAATGCATCGGCCGATAATCTGGCATATGCATGATATCGTTACCCCCTGCTGGTTTAACCGGCAATTTATCGGATTTGCCGGACGTCTAGCAACGCGGATTATCGCAGTTTCAAACGCTGTTAAAACCAGATTGATTGAATTAGGCGTTTCACGAGACAAATGTACGGTTATCTATAATGGCATGGATTGCTTGCAAGCAAAACAACTATCCCAAGAGATAATTCAGAAAACGAAAAGTAAGCTCAATATACCGCCAGATGCAATTGTTATAAGTATGTTTGGTCAAATTGCGCAATGGAAAGGTCAGCATATTTTTATCTCCGCAGTAAAAAAACTAATTTCACGAACGCAGATCCCAGTAAAATTCCTTATTGTCGGTGATATTATTCAAGAGAGAGAACGAGGCTATAAGCAGTGTCTTGAACAATTAGTGAAACAATTAGATCTACAATCGGTAGTGATTTTCACCGGATATCGAACCGATATTTCAATATTAATGCAGATGACTGATATTATCGTGCATAGTTCAATTATGCCAGACCCATTACCTACCGTATTATTTGAAGCGATGTTATATTGGAAACCAGTAGTTGCAAGTAACGTTGGTGGCGTTCCTGAAATTGTTGTTGATAATGAAACTGGTATTTTAGTTCCTCCAAATGATGTAGAAGCATTAGCGACCGCAATTCAAACACTACTAAATTGTCCGGAATTAAGAAAAATCTTTGGAGAACAAGGTCGTAACCGACTCGAGCAGCATTTTAATATTCAACAGAACGTCGCTGCAATCGAAACTTGTTACCGACAACTTTTATCATCCCCATCAAAATAA
- a CDS encoding flippase gives MKINVYIHRSVYAILDSIIIALFSFVYVITVVRSIPKEEYGVLVLCDSIRVFLILFGDLSIGQALIKYAAEKDDSELPLVNFHSLLLKFILTIFSSSILFFFSEGIATIFHVPRLAILLRWVPLILFAVLCNYFIRQLLIAKQKLKQVFWTDCFVLGNFVFFLTLFKLTGHLSNGIEVIWIVALSYFISSIPGLWFAREYLKFKNQLQIEWLKRITRFASYSFINSAGVQIYSKIDLFMLAYFMVSPMSIAVYNIAHLFTNFATVINDSMNAIVFPESAKIDLSLGEISRERIRKIYETASGFLFLLAIPVTLILFFFPEFILRVFYGEKYQEAASLVRVFAFWGLLHPFYRIAASVFNGIGKPEWNAQLTWFGAVINILVNLALIPKLGVFGAAITSLITSASVLLIYWIILNKQFNIRPLFIDFHYMKNIIFNRK, from the coding sequence ATGAAAATTAATGTATATATACATCGTAGTGTTTATGCGATTTTAGATAGTATCATCATAGCATTGTTTTCTTTCGTTTATGTTATTACGGTAGTACGCAGTATTCCAAAAGAAGAATATGGAGTACTGGTTCTGTGCGATAGTATTCGTGTCTTTTTAATTTTGTTTGGTGATTTATCCATTGGGCAGGCGCTAATCAAATACGCTGCAGAGAAAGATGATTCTGAGCTTCCACTCGTAAACTTCCATTCATTATTGCTTAAATTCATTCTGACGATATTTTCATCAAGTATCTTGTTTTTCTTTTCCGAAGGTATCGCGACAATATTCCATGTTCCACGATTAGCGATTCTATTACGTTGGGTACCGTTAATCCTTTTTGCAGTATTATGCAATTATTTCATTCGCCAACTTCTGATTGCAAAACAAAAGTTGAAACAGGTTTTTTGGACTGATTGTTTTGTTTTAGGTAACTTTGTTTTTTTTCTGACTCTTTTCAAACTTACCGGGCATTTATCCAACGGGATTGAAGTTATCTGGATTGTTGCATTAAGTTATTTTATCAGTTCAATTCCCGGACTATGGTTTGCACGGGAGTATCTAAAATTCAAAAATCAGCTACAAATAGAATGGCTTAAACGTATTACTCGGTTTGCATCTTATTCGTTTATCAATAGCGCCGGAGTCCAAATCTATTCGAAAATAGATTTATTTATGCTGGCATATTTTATGGTTAGTCCGATGAGCATCGCGGTATATAATATCGCGCATTTATTCACGAATTTTGCGACCGTGATAAATGATTCAATGAATGCAATTGTATTTCCAGAAAGTGCGAAGATTGATTTGTCTTTAGGAGAAATCAGTCGGGAACGTATTCGGAAAATATACGAAACCGCATCAGGGTTCTTATTTCTGTTAGCTATCCCAGTAACATTAATTTTATTTTTTTTCCCTGAATTTATTCTCCGAGTTTTTTATGGCGAAAAATATCAAGAGGCAGCAAGTTTGGTGCGAGTGTTTGCGTTCTGGGGTTTGCTGCATCCATTTTATCGGATTGCTGCAAGTGTATTTAATGGAATTGGAAAACCAGAATGGAATGCGCAATTAACCTGGTTTGGCGCAGTGATAAATATCCTGGTTAATCTAGCATTAATTCCTAAACTTGGCGTTTTCGGTGCAGCAATAACTTCGTTGATTACTTCTGCTTCAGTTTTATTGATCTATTGGATTATTTTAAACAAACAATTCAACATTCGCCCGTTATTTATTGATTTTCATTATATGAAAAACATTATATTTAACAGGAAATAG
- a CDS encoding alkaline phosphatase family protein: MANFLIIFIDSLPYQYALQMAVAKQFVTQLPLTPGFGYSINIQAELFTGKMPDELGYFSEWTYVGTNSPFWKYRFLFKVISPMGKCYVIDRVLHRLGNKIFGPIWNIPFHYLPYLQNQPDIFSPNYHIPSLFIQNPDLYVIKYPDFKHPNRDAKMTLAGLTAMESHPRLFIGLVDLDGITHRVGVGTSDYVKAIEELNTNISTLIGKYQKLYPDGKIVVISDHGMTNVTGSVKLIMETEFGNPSPERYFYIQDSTMLRIWTFDNNLRSELEKFLNQQVYGRIITPEERLQYKLTSSKFGNILFLLNEGLVFSPSFYGKKIPKAMHGYHPELESQKGVLFYNNIIAQHLLPIEKTVDIYKFLSVILKIE; encoded by the coding sequence ATGGCTAATTTTCTCATTATATTCATTGATAGTCTCCCGTATCAATATGCTTTACAAATGGCAGTTGCGAAGCAATTTGTGACTCAGCTTCCATTAACTCCCGGGTTTGGATATAGCATCAATATTCAGGCAGAACTTTTTACCGGGAAAATGCCAGACGAACTCGGATATTTCAGTGAATGGACTTATGTCGGAACTAATTCGCCGTTCTGGAAATATCGGTTTTTGTTCAAGGTCATTTCACCAATGGGCAAATGTTATGTAATCGACCGAGTTTTACATCGTCTGGGAAACAAAATTTTCGGTCCCATTTGGAATATTCCATTCCACTATTTACCTTATTTACAGAACCAGCCGGATATATTTTCGCCTAACTATCATATTCCATCGTTATTTATTCAGAATCCGGATTTATATGTTATTAAATATCCTGATTTTAAACATCCTAACCGCGATGCTAAAATGACACTCGCAGGACTAACCGCAATGGAATCTCATCCGCGGTTATTTATCGGGTTAGTAGATTTAGATGGAATAACGCATCGGGTAGGTGTTGGGACGTCAGATTATGTAAAGGCAATAGAAGAGTTGAATACGAATATTTCCACGTTAATAGGAAAATATCAGAAGTTATATCCAGATGGAAAGATAGTTGTCATAAGCGATCATGGCATGACGAATGTTACCGGATCAGTTAAATTAATTATGGAAACGGAGTTTGGGAATCCTAGTCCAGAGCGTTATTTCTATATACAGGATTCAACTATGCTGCGTATTTGGACTTTTGATAATAATCTACGTTCCGAACTAGAAAAATTTCTCAATCAGCAAGTGTATGGCAGAATAATTACTCCAGAAGAACGACTACAATATAAACTTACCTCATCTAAATTTGGTAATATTCTTTTCTTATTGAATGAAGGGTTAGTATTTTCCCCAAGTTTTTATGGTAAGAAGATTCCGAAAGCGATGCATGGATATCATCCGGAATTAGAAAGCCAAAAAGGAGTATTATTTTATAATAATATCATCGCCCAACATTTATTACCGATTGAAAAAACAGTGGATATTTATAAATTTTTATCTGTAATTCTTAAAATAGAGTAA
- a CDS encoding class I SAM-dependent methyltransferase: MMYIKPCCICQDNEKYPPHPLYSIPGKLVVECPHCGLVYVNGTFQEEIIEHYGGHEDIYELNREIFDRTFINRLKKIERLKKTNGKTVLDVECGFGYFLNVAKQHGWVCYGVDISRYAAEFAKKQFDIQIQVASVHSAEFPKEFFDVVTMFNILEHLSEPVHSLQQIADWIKPDGLLVIETPSEDSLIHSFHRFIYKLSMGKITYANTMYGTKYGHWYVFNKKNIRMILEKMGFSIRHIEQIESPFRILLAKNNLKKSLPKK; the protein is encoded by the coding sequence ATGATGTATATTAAACCATGTTGTATTTGTCAAGACAATGAGAAATATCCGCCACATCCCTTGTATAGTATTCCCGGTAAGCTAGTTGTTGAATGTCCTCACTGTGGATTGGTCTATGTAAACGGTACGTTCCAAGAAGAAATCATTGAACACTATGGTGGGCATGAGGATATCTATGAATTAAACCGTGAAATTTTCGACCGCACTTTTATAAATCGCTTAAAAAAAATTGAACGTTTGAAAAAAACTAACGGCAAAACGGTACTTGATGTTGAATGTGGTTTCGGATATTTTCTTAATGTCGCGAAACAGCATGGATGGGTATGCTATGGTGTTGATATAAGTCGGTATGCAGCGGAGTTTGCTAAAAAGCAATTTGACATTCAGATTCAAGTGGCATCGGTACATTCAGCGGAGTTTCCCAAAGAATTTTTCGATGTTGTAACCATGTTTAATATTTTAGAACATCTTTCGGAACCGGTTCATTCCCTGCAACAGATCGCTGATTGGATTAAACCAGATGGGTTATTAGTTATTGAAACACCAAGTGAAGACAGTTTAATTCATAGTTTCCATCGGTTCATCTATAAACTATCTATGGGAAAAATAACCTATGCCAATACCATGTATGGAACTAAATACGGCCATTGGTATGTTTTTAATAAAAAGAATATCCGTATGATTCTTGAAAAAATGGGTTTTTCTATTCGTCACATTGAACAAATCGAAAGTCCATTTAGAATTTTATTGGCAAAAAACAACCTTAAAAAATCATTACCTAAAAAATAG